In one Mesorhizobium australicum genomic region, the following are encoded:
- a CDS encoding ABC transporter ATP-binding protein produces the protein MSATEPLLKCEGLVAGYGGPAIVRNVDLAIPANEMMTLVGPNGAGKSTLLRAFYGLTKTYSGRILFESRTIEKTSPLERYASGVAFVPQGRCNFDRMSVAENLAVAAHSVPVAKRAEALDYVLGLFPTLKPLMSSMAGNLSGGEQQLLEMAMVLQTRPKCLLVDEPSLGLSPRMQVSVFEKLADLRSAGMTVVAVEQNVRVALAVSDRAAVLVHGEIAFEGPAGEILADDRIRSAYLGGQPIAAAH, from the coding sequence CAAATGCGAGGGCCTCGTCGCCGGCTATGGCGGACCGGCAATCGTCCGCAATGTCGATCTCGCGATTCCGGCAAACGAGATGATGACGCTGGTCGGCCCCAACGGCGCCGGCAAGTCGACGCTGCTGCGCGCCTTCTACGGGCTGACGAAGACCTATTCGGGCCGCATCCTGTTCGAAAGTCGGACGATCGAGAAGACCTCGCCGCTGGAGCGCTATGCCTCGGGAGTTGCCTTCGTGCCGCAAGGCCGGTGCAATTTCGATCGGATGAGCGTTGCCGAGAACCTCGCCGTCGCGGCGCATTCGGTGCCGGTCGCTAAACGCGCGGAAGCACTCGACTACGTGCTCGGCCTGTTCCCGACGCTGAAGCCGCTGATGTCGTCCATGGCCGGGAACCTGAGCGGTGGCGAGCAGCAGTTGCTCGAAATGGCGATGGTTCTGCAGACGCGGCCGAAGTGCCTGCTGGTCGACGAGCCGTCACTCGGCCTGTCGCCGCGGATGCAGGTCTCGGTGTTCGAGAAGCTGGCCGACCTGCGCAGCGCGGGCATGACGGTCGTCGCGGTAGAGCAGAACGTGCGCGTGGCGCTCGCCGTCTCAGACCGCGCGGCGGTTCTGGTCCACGGTGAGATCGCCTTCGAGGGGCCGGCGGGCGAGATCCTGGCCGACGACCGAATCCGCAGCGCCTATCTCGGCGGCCAACCCATCGCCGCAGCCCACTGA